The Saccharicrinis carchari sequence GCACTTTGTGCAAAGAAAATGAACATGCAGGTCTTCCGGATGGCATTGGCAAGTGTCCTGACAAAGCGCATATTTAACCGAGCCTGTGCCGTCATCTATACTATGGATGAGCTTTTTGTTTTCAAAAGTTTTTAATGTTCTATAAAGTGTTGCTTTATCGGCTTTCTCAAATTTATGTTCCAGTTCAGGTAAACTGATAGCCGTTTTTTGCTCTGTTAAAACTTGCAAAACCAACTGTCGCATTGGGGTTGGTTTGATGTTTTTATTTTGCAATTTTTTATCTATTTCCTTTTTCATTTTTAATTTTCTCAGTTTGTTTAAAGCTCAAATGTAACAATTAAGCACCGGAGCGTAGGCAAAATTGCAGCTCTTTTACAAGCCTTCGGTTTGTGCGTTGGCTCGTGGGGGCTTGGAAATGTGCTGGAATGTGGGCTGGAGTTTCTTTTTTTTTGCGGGGGAAGAAAAAAACAAAATAAATTCCCTCAAATCTGCACTGACTTTTCAAAGAGTTAAATATTTTAATCTACTTGTTTTAAACTTACATCTTTCAGTCTTGAAGTTTCTCTTTTTTTC is a genomic window containing:
- a CDS encoding Fur family transcriptional regulator codes for the protein MKKEIDKKLQNKNIKPTPMRQLVLQVLTEQKTAISLPELEHKFEKADKATLYRTLKTFENKKLIHSIDDGTGSVKYALCQDTCQCHPEDLHVHFLCTKCNQTYCLNDFPIPEINLPNSFSLESVNMVVKGICSNCKK